The genomic segment CTAAGTTACTTTTGTTATCTTCTAAATCAACAATACTCTTAATTCTATTCTGGATCTGCTGAGGAGCAAAAGAAACTACTACCAGAATTATTACTAAGAATATAGGAATCCACTTCTTACTCTTAACCCAGAAAGTTAAAAAAGTAGCTCCTGCAAAACCTAACCAGGCACCCCGAGTCTTATTATAAATTAAAGTCAAAGCTATCAATGGTGATAATACAATATATTTAACTTTTCCTTGGAGATTAACACTACCAAAGAGAAGATAACTGACAACAAATAACAAATAAATCAATAACAAAGCACCAAAATCAAGCGCCATAAAATCAGCATTTACCCGTCTAACTCCTAAGTAATAATGCTGCCAGAAAAGTCCATAGGTCGAAGAAATAGCAATTGATATTAATCCCATACCAAATAACTTCTTCACTGTTTTTAAATCTGATACATTATCTATAACCATATAATAGAGTATAAAAACTAATAAAAAATCTTCTAACCCATCTAAACTTTCTGCCAAATCATAACTACCAATAAAAGAAATTAACATTGCTAACAGAAAGATACCTATCGGCTTATTTAACGGATTACCGCTAAAATCAATCTCCCGGGTAATAATTAGTTTAATTATCCAGCCGATAAAAGCAAGTCCTAATCCAATACTGGAACCAGCAATCGAAATTGCTGAACTAAACATCATTAGCATTAGACTACCGATAATAAATTTATCCAAATAATTAACCACTACAGCTTTGTCCACTCTAGTCCCTCCAAAATTCATATTATCGTACTCCAAGTAAACTTCTTACCTTCTTTTTAAATTGACGCAATCTCTGTCTTCTTTCCCGCTGTTTAATCATCAAATCCAATAATTCCTGATGATGCTGTGGAGCATAATACTCCATAAATATCTCTTTCTCTTCACTTGTCAACTTAAACCGTGCCAGATCCTTAACCCGCTGCTTCTGACTTAAATTACTCTTAATCCGCCCCCGGTTCAGATCTATATAATAAAATTCCGGTTTCTCCTCTGTAAGCTTGACCAAAATATTACCCGCATGGAGATCATTATGCACAACTCCCGCCTGATGCATTCTCTTTACATCTCGGGCAATCTGCGGCAGCCAGTCTTTTAACTTATTCCGCAGAGAATGATCATAATCCTTGGCTATATCCAACAAATTATAATCATAATCAACATACTCAGTAATAAAGTAACTATAGAGCAGCTTATTAAACTTACCCCTCTTCTCCACCACCGCTACCGGGCTAGGAGTCTTAACTCCAATCTCCTCTAAAGCCAGAGCAATCTTCAGTGAACGAACAGCTTTAGAATCAAGAAAACAGAACCGCAGCTTGTCATAAGTCCGCGTTAACTTAAACTTCTTAACTGCAATATCCTCTTTAATCCCTAACTCTTTATTAGGCTCAATTCTAGTTAACAGATTACGCTTATCATAAATAGCATTTCCCGCCCTAAAATCCCTATCAAAGCTATCCAGATAGCTTCTAAACCTATCACCATCCCATCCTTCAGCTATCCAGATTAACCTAGTCCCTAAATCATCCTTTTCCTTAATATAATCCAACTCCATACTCTCACCCTTTAATAGATCTAGATTAGCAAAATAACTATTACTATCGTTACTTAAAACACTCCATTACAGATGGTCAATATGCCTCTGGCGCGACTCTTAAAACTGGTCCGGAACCATGGATGGTGGAGGACCAGTTTTTGAGAACGAATGAGGCAGGACGCCGAATGAGTGGCAAGTAGAAGAGGCATATTGACCTTCTCTGCAACATCTTGAACGAATGGCAAGCGTAAGAGATTTGTTGACTATAGATATAACTCTTCAATTTGATCTATCATACGCGTAAACGTAAATCTATCTTCTATTATATTTTTACCTATCCTACCCATTTTTTCCTTCTTAGTAGTATTAATCATTTTAATTGTCTTTTCAGCTATATCAGCCGGATTCTTACTTTCAGCCAGATAGCCTGTCTGACCGTCAACCATAATCTCAGAGATATTGCTTACATCAGTGCTGACTACCGGCTTACCTACTGCCATCGCCTCAGCAATTACAAAGCCGAAACCTTCCCAGAGTGCAGTATGTAATAAGAAATCAATCTGCTCCATGATATTATAAACATCACTTCTAAAGCCGGTAAATATAATATACTCCTCCACACCTAAAGACTTAACCTGCTTCTTGATCTTATTCTCTAGCTTTCCTTTTCCCACAACTAAAACTTTAAAGTTATTAATCTCTTCACTGAGTAACTTAACCGCCTCTACTAAGTATTTATGACCCTTCTGTCTACTTAACCGGCCTACATTACCAATTAGGACTTCATCCTCATCAATTCCAAACTCTGCTCTAATATCAGAGCCTTCCTTCTGACTTTTTATTTCATCTACTTTAATACCGTTATAAATAATCTCAATCTTATCTTCACTCAGCCACTGGACAGTATTCTCCAGAATAGTCTCTTTGGTAGACTTAGAATTAGCAATAATATCAGTTACGCAGTCCTCAAGCAGAAACTTCGTATAGAATCGATCCTTGATCGGAATTGCACTGCCGCGGCGGTAGATAATCTGGTCCACGCCGGCTAATCTGCCGCCGATTCCGCCGAATTTCAGGTCCTGGGATAAGTTTAGAAAGATGGTATCAATCTCTTCCTGTTTGAGATACTTCACAAAAGAAAAGAGCTTAACCGGATTAAGCGCCGATAAATTTCCCTTAACCGGAACTACTTTGGTTCTTAAGCCGGCCCGTTGGGCTTTCTGATATAATTCACTTTTGGCGACACTGCCGACAATCACTTCATACCCGCGGCTATCTAACTCCTCAGCCGCCTCAAAAGTCCACTTTTCACCGCCGCCCCATTCGACACAGCTGTTAAGAAATAGTATCTTCTTCATTACTATCGCTCCCCGGCTCGACTTCATACTTCTCCCAGAGCTTAACATACTTCTGGAACTGATAATAAAAAGAAAAGATTGAAAGGATTAGACCCTGCCGGCCCAACAGAAATCCCTTCTTTAAGAAGAACTTCTTGATAAACTCTAAAACAGGCCTCAGCAGCATATAGGCTAAACTCTTTTTGACCCCGGCCTGATACTTCTTTTCCGCATCTAAGGTTGTATAGTGGTTCATCTTATCCAGATAATGATCGAGATTACGGTAGGTGTAGTGAATTAAGTCATTCTCCAGCTCAACTACTTTGCCGTCCAGCTCGATTCCTTCATGGACCAGGCCGCTGTAGCTATTCTCAGCAGTCTTAAAGAGCCGCAGTGTATAATCAGGATACCAGCCGCAGTGTTTAATCCATTTACCTAAGAAGTAATTCCTCCGCGGTACCCGATAGCCCTCTACCTGCGGATTAGATAGCTTATCAAGAACCTCTTCTTTTAACTCCTCTGTTACCCGCTCATCAGCATCAACTACTAAAACCCACTCCGATTCCAGCTTCTCCAGACCGAAGTTGCGCTGAGAAGCAAAGTCATCAAACTCCCGCTGGTAAACCTTTGATGTATACTGCTGGGCCAGTTCAACAGTATCATCCTCACTGTAGGAATCAACAACAACTATCTCCTCAACCCAGTCAATACTGTCCAGACAATCAGTAATATTCTCCTCTTCATTATAAGTTAAGACTAAAGCACCGAGTGAAGCCACTACATCCCCTCCTCTACTATCTCTAGAATATCCTCCACAGTAATATCGGCCATACAGTTATGATGCTCTTCAGGACAGTGATGCTCACCGCAGGGCCGACAGTTTAGTTCAGTCTTGACCACCTGATGCTGATCGCCGTAGGGCTGGTACTTGGTCTCATCCGACGGCCCAAAGATAGCAATCGTCGGGGTACCGACAGCTGCTGCCACATGAACCGGCCCGGTATCACCGCTGATGAAGAGATCACAGAAACTGGCTAAGGCTGCCAGCTCCTTTAGGCCTGTCTTACCGGCAGCGATAACTGGTTCCGTCTCCATCTGAGCAGCTATCTCTTCTACCCGTTCGACATCACCGGGGCCGCCGAAGAAGATTACTCTGCTGTCGTAATCCCATCGGAGCCTATCAGCCAGCTGAGCAAAGCCTTCCTGCATCCACTGTTTTGTCGGCCAGCTGCCGCCGGTATTTAAACCGACCAACCGCTCAGCTTCTGTTATGCCCTGTGAAGCTAAGAACTCCTCCATAGACTCCTCAGCCTGCGGATCAATCTCCAGCTCCAGTCCTTTATCATCCAGTCCGCTAAAGCCTAGCTCCCGCAGAAAGTCGAGATAGACCTCCACCATATGCTTATTCTCACTGGAAACTAGGGACCGATCGAGCCAGATTCCTCTTCCTTTAGTACCGTAGCCTACATTATAATCAGGATTGATTATTCTAAGCAGAATCGCCGTCCGCCAGTTGCCGTGGATATTCAAACCTAAGTCATAATCATTTGAGCGCAGCTGCCGAGCAAACTGAATACTTTTGGTGATACTCCAGTCTTTGTCATAGGCGTAGACTTCATCGAAGTGGGGATTATCTTCAATAATATCATAAAAGTTAGCATTAACTATCAGATCTATCTTAGCTTCCGGATACTTCTGTCTTAAGTTTCTAAAGAAAGGAGTCGCAAATAATAAGTCTCCCATATAGAGCAGATCAATCACTACAATCCTTTCTGGTTCTCTAACTTCAGCTTCCATTTCTGTCACTCCCTAATGCTTCCCTGACTGCGTTAAATACTTCTTCCCCACTTATCTCCTTCATACATTCATTATTCCTTTCACAGACTCTATCCCAGCATTCAATACAGTCCAGCTCCGGCTGAATCACTATATGTTGACCGCCGTAAGGCCCATGGGTAGCAGCCGTTGTCGGCCCCATCAGGGCTATCACCCTCGTATCCATGGCTACAGCCAGATGCATTGGGCCGGTATCGCCGCCGATAAAGAGATCAGTTCGGTTATATACTTCGGCCAGCTCCTTTAGATTAGTTTTTCCGGCTAAATTATAGGCCGGCTGAGCCATCAGCTCCATAATCTCAGCGACACCCTCTCTATCGCCCGGTCCGCCGGTAAAGACTACTTCACAGCCTAGCTTACTAATCAGCCGGTCAGCTAAGAGAGCATATCTATCCGGCAGCCAGTCCTTAGACGACCAGCTGGTAAAGGGATTGATGGCTACCAGGGGCTGTTCTTTATTTACTTCTAGATCAGTAAGGAGTTCCTCAACCCGCTCTCTTTCTTCCTCCGTAACTGCTATATCGAAAGAAACTTCTTCACTTTCAGCGCCGATAGCTTCAGCCACAGTCAAGTTTCTGTCTATCTGATGTATCCTGTCTGGTAATTCAACCTGTTGATCATAAAATAGCCAGCTTCCTTCTCTACAGTCACCGGGGCCGATTATCCTATCTGCTCCGCTTAAGTAGGCCGTTAAACCGCTTTTGAAGAGGCCGTGGACATCCAGAGCTAGATCAAAGTCATACTTCCTTGTTAACTCATCAAAAAATCCTTTAGCCCGCTTTAATGTTGCCCACTTAGCTTCCTTAAACTCAGCCTTCCATTCTTCCTTAGGCAGTAAAATCACATTATCCAAGTTAGGATTATCCACTACTAGATCCTGGGCCTTACTTTCCACAATCCAGCTAATCTCCGCCTCGGGATAGCTCTCCCGCACAGCTTTGGCTACCGGCAGAGCATGGATCACATCCCCGATAGCACTTAATCTAATAATTAAGATCCTTTCTATTTGGTCCAGCTTCTTATTCATAGCTCTTAACTCCTATCAATTCAGCAGCTAATTGGGCATTCCGCTCCGCTGCCCCTTGATTGGCTTCTATCATCTGACGGGCCTGCCGGCCCTTAGCTTCTAATTCTTCCTGATTCTCAAGGTAATAAAGCATCTTCTCAGCCAGTTCATCAGAATCTCCAACCTGAATCCCTACGCCGTGTTCTAGGACCATTCTAGTATTATCCTTAAAGTTAAACATATGCGGCCCAAAGAAGACCAGCTTACCTTGGGCCGCCGGCTCTAAAATATTATGTCCGCCGCGTTTGATCAGACTACCGCCGATAAAGACTAGATCAGCTATGCTGTAGACCTGGGCTAACTCACCTATAGTATCCAACAGGATTACCGGTTCGTCGGTCCGCTGTTCTATCTCCGTCCGGCAGACCAGATCTATTCCTGCCTGACTGTAAAGCTCAGTTATCTCCTCTTTCCGCTCAATATAGCGGGGCGCCAGAATCATCACTAACTCAGGAAAATTATCCTTTAGGCGCTGATAGACCGGAAGGAGCTGCTCTTCTTCATCATCATGGGTACTACCCATCACTATAACCGGCTGGTCATCACTTAGCTGGAATCTATCATACAGCTCACTCTCCAACTCAGCACCGGACTCACCGTACTCCTGATCAAACTTGATATTACCGTTGTTCCAGACCCGCTCTTTAACAGCCCCTAACTCCAGAATTCGGTCTGCATCCTGCTCAGACTGCATACTTAAGATATCTATGTTAGCCAAAACCTTTTTAAGCAACGGTTTAAAGTACTTATAACTCTTTAGACTACCGTCACTGATTCGTCCGCTGGCCACCATCGTCTTACAGTCAAACTTTTCGGCTGCTTTAAGAAAGTTAGGCCACAGCTCCGTCTCAATCATAATCACTAACTCCGGTTTAATCCGGCCTAACACCTTATTTACAATCCAGGGAAAATCCAATGGAAAGTAGATAACCCCATCAGCCT from the Acetohalobium arabaticum DSM 5501 genome contains:
- a CDS encoding glycosyltransferase family 2 protein: MASLGALVLTYNEEENITDCLDSIDWVEEIVVVDSYSEDDTVELAQQYTSKVYQREFDDFASQRNFGLEKLESEWVLVVDADERVTEELKEEVLDKLSNPQVEGYRVPRRNYFLGKWIKHCGWYPDYTLRLFKTAENSYSGLVHEGIELDGKVVELENDLIHYTYRNLDHYLDKMNHYTTLDAEKKYQAGVKKSLAYMLLRPVLEFIKKFFLKKGFLLGRQGLILSIFSFYYQFQKYVKLWEKYEVEPGSDSNEEDTIS
- a CDS encoding O-antigen ligase family protein encodes the protein MDKAVVVNYLDKFIIGSLMLMMFSSAISIAGSSIGLGLAFIGWIIKLIITREIDFSGNPLNKPIGIFLLAMLISFIGSYDLAESLDGLEDFLLVFILYYMVIDNVSDLKTVKKLFGMGLISIAISSTYGLFWQHYYLGVRRVNADFMALDFGALLLIYLLFVVSYLLFGSVNLQGKVKYIVLSPLIALTLIYNKTRGAWLGFAGATFLTFWVKSKKWIPIFLVIILVVVSFAPQQIQNRIKSIVDLEDNKSNLGRLALWKGSLLMFEDHPVNGIGLGNFTDVYKKDYKQPNTASMAHAHNNFLNFLAETGIVGLAGFIYLLYSILKYLYINYLNLKQGYYRLFVLATSSSVVGVWIIQGVTETNFPKSVVSRTLWFLIALSVVIIKLLKEQKDIKI
- a CDS encoding lipopolysaccharide kinase InaA family protein codes for the protein MELDYIKEKDDLGTRLIWIAEGWDGDRFRSYLDSFDRDFRAGNAIYDKRNLLTRIEPNKELGIKEDIAVKKFKLTRTYDKLRFCFLDSKAVRSLKIALALEEIGVKTPSPVAVVEKRGKFNKLLYSYFITEYVDYDYNLLDIAKDYDHSLRNKLKDWLPQIARDVKRMHQAGVVHNDLHAGNILVKLTEEKPEFYYIDLNRGRIKSNLSQKQRVKDLARFKLTSEEKEIFMEYYAPQHHQELLDLMIKQRERRQRLRQFKKKVRSLLGVR
- a CDS encoding glycosyltransferase family 9 protein, translated to MNKKLDQIERILIIRLSAIGDVIHALPVAKAVRESYPEAEISWIVESKAQDLVVDNPNLDNVILLPKEEWKAEFKEAKWATLKRAKGFFDELTRKYDFDLALDVHGLFKSGLTAYLSGADRIIGPGDCREGSWLFYDQQVELPDRIHQIDRNLTVAEAIGAESEEVSFDIAVTEEERERVEELLTDLEVNKEQPLVAINPFTSWSSKDWLPDRYALLADRLISKLGCEVVFTGGPGDREGVAEIMELMAQPAYNLAGKTNLKELAEVYNRTDLFIGGDTGPMHLAVAMDTRVIALMGPTTAATHGPYGGQHIVIQPELDCIECWDRVCERNNECMKEISGEEVFNAVREALGSDRNGS
- a CDS encoding 3-deoxy-D-manno-octulosonic acid transferase, with the protein product MIWYLLYNLLLTLLLLLFAPVLLYKMLIKGQYREGFKERLGFLPAEVSQWRTEDVIWIHAASVGETAAAASLVTELKERCPDHKILFSTMTDTGRNMAHKSIDEADGVIYFPLDFPWIVNKVLGRIKPELVIMIETELWPNFLKAAEKFDCKTMVASGRISDGSLKSYKYFKPLLKKVLANIDILSMQSEQDADRILELGAVKERVWNNGNIKFDQEYGESGAELESELYDRFQLSDDQPVIVMGSTHDDEEEQLLPVYQRLKDNFPELVMILAPRYIERKEEITELYSQAGIDLVCRTEIEQRTDEPVILLDTIGELAQVYSIADLVFIGGSLIKRGGHNILEPAAQGKLVFFGPHMFNFKDNTRMVLEHGVGIQVGDSDELAEKMLYYLENQEELEAKGRQARQMIEANQGAAERNAQLAAELIGVKSYE
- the waaF gene encoding lipopolysaccharide heptosyltransferase II; protein product: MEAEVREPERIVVIDLLYMGDLLFATPFFRNLRQKYPEAKIDLIVNANFYDIIEDNPHFDEVYAYDKDWSITKSIQFARQLRSNDYDLGLNIHGNWRTAILLRIINPDYNVGYGTKGRGIWLDRSLVSSENKHMVEVYLDFLRELGFSGLDDKGLELEIDPQAEESMEEFLASQGITEAERLVGLNTGGSWPTKQWMQEGFAQLADRLRWDYDSRVIFFGGPGDVERVEEIAAQMETEPVIAAGKTGLKELAALASFCDLFISGDTGPVHVAAAVGTPTIAIFGPSDETKYQPYGDQHQVVKTELNCRPCGEHHCPEEHHNCMADITVEDILEIVEEGM
- a CDS encoding glycosyltransferase — protein: MKKILFLNSCVEWGGGEKWTFEAAEELDSRGYEVIVGSVAKSELYQKAQRAGLRTKVVPVKGNLSALNPVKLFSFVKYLKQEEIDTIFLNLSQDLKFGGIGGRLAGVDQIIYRRGSAIPIKDRFYTKFLLEDCVTDIIANSKSTKETILENTVQWLSEDKIEIIYNGIKVDEIKSQKEGSDIRAEFGIDEDEVLIGNVGRLSRQKGHKYLVEAVKLLSEEINNFKVLVVGKGKLENKIKKQVKSLGVEEYIIFTGFRSDVYNIMEQIDFLLHTALWEGFGFVIAEAMAVGKPVVSTDVSNISEIMVDGQTGYLAESKNPADIAEKTIKMINTTKKEKMGRIGKNIIEDRFTFTRMIDQIEELYL